Below is a genomic region from Fibrobacter sp..
AGCGGCACCGGGAAAGAACTTGTCGCCTCTGCGATCCATGATGCCTCATTCAGAGCCGGGAAAAAGTTTGTACGGGTCAACTGCGCCGCTCTTTCAGAGACACTTCTGGAAAGCGAACTGTTCGGGCATGTCAAAGGTGCCTTTACTGGTGCATACAGGGACCGTGCCGGCAAGTTCGAATTTGCAGACGGAGGAACCATTCTCCTCGATGAAATTGGAGAGATTTCACCCTTGATGCAGGCAAAACTGCTTCGTGTTCTTCAGGAAAGGGTAGTGGTCAGAGTAGGGGATAACCGGGAGATTCCGGTAGATGTGAGAGTAATAGTCTCAACCAACAGGAATCTGCGCCAGCTTGTATCAAAGGGTAAATTCAGAGAGGATCTTTTTTACCGTCTGAATGTCTTTCCAATCCATGTCCCGCCACTTCGGGAACGCGGTACTGATATCCCTCTTCTCATAGGACATTTCATCAGGAAATTCAGTATCAGTACCGGGAAACGGATAAGATCATGCTCACCAGATGCGATGCGTTTCATGATGGAGTATTGCTGGCCGGGTAATGTGAGAGAGCTTCAGAATGCCATAGAACACGCGTTTGTTGTCTGTCAAAAGGAGGAGATCGGGGTTCCGGATCTTCCTTTTGAGCTCCGGGTCACAGCGGTCAGGGAGGGAATATGTGCGGAAAGAAAAGCCGGCCTTCTGCAGCCACTTTACACCACACCAGTCCTCACGGCTAAAAAGAACAACCGTCTCGATATTACACGGGAGGTACTCGAAAGTGAACTGGCTAAACATAATGGAAACAAGGCGGCAACTGCAAGGGCGCTTGGAATAAGCAAAGTGGGATTGTGGAAGAAGATGAAGAAGATGGGGATGATATGATTTTTGCTGCCGGTGGCATTCATACAGCCGCAAAGAGGGAAATTCCCGTTAAATCAGGGTGTAAGCCACACGGCATTTATGCTACCGAAGATTGGAGGAATCCCCCGCTGGAAGTGCCCCCTTATTAAGGGGGTATAAATGTGGGATTTCCTACCCACCATGTTCCTGTGCTCGTAATAGTAAATTAAGAAAAAGAATCAAAAAAACCTGGATGGCTGTGCACGTTTCTCTTGTACCATCGTACTGTCGTATTGTCGTACCATCGTGTTGCCGTATTGTCGTATCCTGATGAACTGTGGTGGGGAAAACACAACATCTTACAAGCCCGATTCATCGGGCTTCTTTTCAATAGCTGTGGCATTTATGCCACAGCTATAATTTTTCTATTGACTATTCACCTCCGGAGTCATCATCCGACAAACAGCTTTCAGCCATTCCCATTTTTCAGGCTGTGGAGAAAGTAAAACCGCCAATGACCTCTCCTCGGTCTCGTAGGTGTTCCCTATATAAGCGGTCTGCTGAGGAGGTTTCCCCCTGTCATATCTGGTGTCAAGAATCACTGTCCAGGGCCCGTTTGAAAACTCCGGAGGCAGGACAAAGCGAACAGGTTTCCAGTACGCATTAAGAAGCACTATCATCGTGTCATCTTTAATCCTGTTCCCCCTCTCATCCTTCTCATCATTTGCATCACCGGCCAGAAGCATCCCTATACAGCGGGTTTCAGGATTTTTCCAGTTCGATTCCATAAACTCGCTTCCATCCGGAAGAAACCAGGAGACATCCTTTTTACCCGGATTCATGATATTTCTTCCATGCAGGAAATTGCTACGCTGAAGCATGGGGTGCTCTTTCCAGATGGAGGTGAGATATCTGGTGAAAGCGAGAAAGTTTTTCGCGTTTTCATCGAGATCCCATCTTATCCATGAGATCGGGTTGTCCTGACAATAGGAATTGTTGTTGCCGTTTTTGGTACTGAGTGTCTCATCGCCCGCCAGGATCATCGGTACCCCCTGAGAGAGGATAAGGGTAGCCATGAAATTTCTTCTCTGTTTATTGCGCAGATCATTGATCCTCTTATCATCTGTATGCCCCTCGACACCGCAGTTCCAGCTCAGGTTCTCATCCATCCCATCCTTGTTATTCTCCCCGTTAATCTCATTGTGCTTCTTCTCGTAAGTTGTGAGATCAGCCAGGGTAAAACCATCGTGTGATGTGATAAAATTTACACTGGCATAGGGCTTTCTTCCACCGCGTTCGTAAAGGTCACTGCTTCCAGTGAGTCGATATGCCAGGTCACCGGCCTGTCCGGGATCCCCCCTCCAGAATCTGCGCACGGTGTCTCTGTATTTACCGTTCCACTCAGCCCATAAAATCGGGAAATTCCCGACCTGATACCCTCCCGGTCCCACATCCCAGGGCTCTGCGATAAGCTTTACCTGTGATACGACAGGGTCCTGATGAATAATATCGAAGAATGCCGCCAGACGATCCACATCGTAGAACTCACGGGCCAATGATGAGGCCAGATCGAACCTGAAGCCATCAACGTGCATTTCAAGAACCCAGTACCTCAGACTGTCCATCAGCAATTGAAGATAGCGCGGACCGGCCATATTGGGTGTATTACCGGTCCCCGTATAATCCATGTAATATCTTTTCTTGTTCTTTACAAGTTTATAGTAGTTGACATTATCTATTCCCCTGAAGCAGAGTGTAGGGCCAAGATGATTCCCTTCGGCTGTGTGATTGTAAACCACATCCAGGATCACCTCTATTCCTTCCTTGTGAAGGGTCTTTACCATTGTCTTGAACTCATCCACCTGCTGCCCGTAAATTCCGGCGCTGGAATAGCCTGAATATGGTGCAAGGAAGCCGATTGTGCTGTAACCCCAGTAATTTCTAAGTCCCTTTTTTACCAGAAAATGATCGTGAACAAAATGCTGAACCGGCATCAATTCGATTGCAGTGATATTGAGTTTCCTGAAATAATTAATCATCTCCTCACTGGCTATGGCTGCATAGGTGCCCCGGTATTCTTTCGGTACCTTCTCATTCAAAATTGTCAGACCCTTGACATGTGCCTCATAGATAAGGCTCTTGTTGAGAGGTATTTTGGGATGAGTATCATTGCCCCAGGCAAAGCAGGTGTTTACAACTACGGATTTTGGGACAAAAGGCGCACTGTCCCGTTCATCAAAACTGAGATCTTCATCTTTGTCACCAACCTTGTACCCGTAGACTGCATCATCCCAGATTACATCCCCGGCAATCGCTTTTGCATAGGGATCTATCAAGAGCTTGTTAGGATTGAACCGGTGGCCATTTTCAGGATCGTAGGGTCCATAAACCCGGAAACCGTAGAGCTGGCCCGGACGAATATCGGGAAGGTAGAGATGAAAAACCTGATCGGTATTATCCACCATCTTTACACAATCCGTTTCTTTTCCTTCGGAATTGAAAAGCACAAGCTCCACGGATGTGGCAAATTCGGAAAAGAGGGCGAAATTAACACCAGTTCCATCCCAGGTCGCGCCAAGGGGATAGGAGTAGCCTGGCCAGACTTTCATATAACGCTCCGAAAGTGATATTCAGGAGGAGTTAACTTGGTTACGCATTAGAATAAAACAAGAGGTGTGCCAGATGGTCGTTTAACTTAAAGACACCGATATTTGCTCTCAAAATCGGGATCGGTATCGGCATCGGCATCGAATACAAGAATCCCCCGCTGGAAGCGCCCCCCTTAAAAAGGGGGGATAAATGCAGGATCACTTGCCATTGTTATCATACTCGTAATTGTAAATTAGGAAGGAGAGTCAAAAAAAACACGATGGCTTGGCACGTTCCTCTCGTACCATCATACCACCGTGTTGTCGTGCTGTCGTATTGTCGTGCAGTCGTGCTGTCGCAGCTTCAGGCGATCTTCTTATCCTTCTTCAGCGAGTATACAGGAGAAGCCTCCTTGAGAATAACCTCCCTGGTAACCATAACCTCCCTTATGTCATCACGTGACGGAACTTCGAACATGACAGGAAGAAGTGCCTGCTCCAGAACGCTTCTGAGCCCGCGCGCTCCGGTCTTTTTGCGGTAGGCGGTTCTCACTACCTCCCGTAAAGCATCACGTGTGAAGGTCAGCCGTATGCCCTCCATGCTGAAAAGCTTCTGGTACTGCTTTGTAAGCGCGTTTTTCGGTTGTGTCAAAATCTGCATCAGTATATCTTCATCCAGTTCGTCAAGTCCCAGAACCATGGGAAGTCTTCCCACTATTTCCGGTATCAGACCGAACCTTATGAGATCATCGGATTCCATCCTGCGCAGAACCTCTCCGATCCTGTGATGATCCTTGCGCTTTACTTCCGCATTGAAACCCATCCTGCTCTCGCCGATTCTGGCCTCAATTATCTTCTCCAGACCCTCGAACGCTCCTCCGCAGATAAAAAGAATATCGCGTGTGTTAATCTGGATCAGGTTCTGCTCAGGATGCTTTCGTCCACCCTTGGGAGGAATACTGGCAACAGATCCTTCCAGAATCTTAAGCATCGCCTGCTGAACCCCCTCCCCGGACACATCACGGGTTATCGAGGGATTCGCTGATTTTCTGGAGATCTTGTCGAACTCATCCACATAGATTATTCCCTTTTCCGCCTTGGGGACATCGTAGTTTGCCGCCTGAAGCAGGCGCACAAGCATGTTCTCGACATCCTCACCCACATAACCGGCCTCTGTGAATATGGTGGCATCGACAATAGTAAAGGGCACCTTGAGCATTTTGGCCAGTGTCTGAGCGATGAGAGTTTTTCCTGTGCCGGTCGGCCCGATCATCAGGATATTTGACTTGTCAATTTCGACCCCGTCGTTGTCTGACTGTGAACGGGATAGAATCCTCTTGAAGTGATTGTAAGCCGCGACACACACTCCGGTCTTTACTTCATCCTGACCGATTACATACTGGTCGATAAACTCCTTCATCTCCTTTGGAGAAGGCAGTGTGTCGATACTGAGATCTCCGGGAACAGCGGAGCGCTCCTCACGCAGTATCTCGTTGCACATGTCAACACATTCGTTGCAGATGTGCACGGATGGTCCGGTGATGAGTTTCCCTACCTCGTCGGGACCCTTTCCACAGAACGAACATTTGATTCCCGGATACCGGGCCCTGTTGGACATATAATATTATTCCCTTTTCGTCAAGATTTCGTCAATCAAGCCATAAGCCTTGGCTTCCTCTGCAGACATGTAGAAATTACGGTCTGTGTCCCTGGCAATTACCTCCAGGTCCTGGCCTGAGTGCTTCTGGATGATTTCATTGAGATTGTTCTTTACGCGTACAATTTCCTTCGCGTGAATTGCAATGTCGGCCGCCTGACCTCCCGCTCCGCCAATTGGCTGATGAAGCATCACTCTGGAGTGAGGCAGGGCAAAACGCTTCCCCTTCGTGCCTGCTGCGAGCAGAACCGCACCCATGCTGGCTGCCTGCCCGATACAGATTGTTGACACATCCGGCTTTATATACTGCATCGTATCGTAGATTGCGAGTCCGGATGAGACCACGCCGCCGGGAGAGTTAATGTAGATGGTGATATCCTTTTCTGGATCCTCATATTCCAGAAAAATGAGCTGTGCCATCACCAGATCTGCAGTCGTGTCATCAATGTCAGATCCGAGAAAGATAATCCGTTCTTTTAACAGACGAGAGTAAATATCGTAAGAACGTTCGCCCCTTCCGGTCTGCTCAATCACCATTGGAACCAGTGGCATAAAACTATTCCTTTCTTAATTCTATTCCTGATTTATTATTACAAGTCTGAGGAAAGATTATTGTACAGAAAATCGGTTTTTCAAAAAAATACATTACTCTCTGACAAGTACAGAAAGTCTTCAGGACCTTTAAAAATTCTTACCGGCCCTGAAGAGAGATCATACTCAAAAAAATATCTCTGTGCAAAGATCAGTAGGAAAACTTTCCTTCACCGGGGTTACAATTACCCCTCCGCCTTTTCTCCGGTTTCAGAGCTTTCCCCTATAAGATAATCAAGGGTCTTCT
It encodes:
- a CDS encoding sigma 54-interacting transcriptional regulator, producing SGTGKELVASAIHDASFRAGKKFVRVNCAALSETLLESELFGHVKGAFTGAYRDRAGKFEFADGGTILLDEIGEISPLMQAKLLRVLQERVVVRVGDNREIPVDVRVIVSTNRNLRQLVSKGKFREDLFYRLNVFPIHVPPLRERGTDIPLLIGHFIRKFSISTGKRIRSCSPDAMRFMMEYCWPGNVRELQNAIEHAFVVCQKEEIGVPDLPFELRVTAVREGICAERKAGLLQPLYTTPVLTAKKNNRLDITREVLESELAKHNGNKAATARALGISKVGLWKKMKKMGMI
- the glgX gene encoding glycogen debranching protein GlgX; amino-acid sequence: MKVWPGYSYPLGATWDGTGVNFALFSEFATSVELVLFNSEGKETDCVKMVDNTDQVFHLYLPDIRPGQLYGFRVYGPYDPENGHRFNPNKLLIDPYAKAIAGDVIWDDAVYGYKVGDKDEDLSFDERDSAPFVPKSVVVNTCFAWGNDTHPKIPLNKSLIYEAHVKGLTILNEKVPKEYRGTYAAIASEEMINYFRKLNITAIELMPVQHFVHDHFLVKKGLRNYWGYSTIGFLAPYSGYSSAGIYGQQVDEFKTMVKTLHKEGIEVILDVVYNHTAEGNHLGPTLCFRGIDNVNYYKLVKNKKRYYMDYTGTGNTPNMAGPRYLQLLMDSLRYWVLEMHVDGFRFDLASSLAREFYDVDRLAAFFDIIHQDPVVSQVKLIAEPWDVGPGGYQVGNFPILWAEWNGKYRDTVRRFWRGDPGQAGDLAYRLTGSSDLYERGGRKPYASVNFITSHDGFTLADLTTYEKKHNEINGENNKDGMDENLSWNCGVEGHTDDKRINDLRNKQRRNFMATLILSQGVPMILAGDETLSTKNGNNNSYCQDNPISWIRWDLDENAKNFLAFTRYLTSIWKEHPMLQRSNFLHGRNIMNPGKKDVSWFLPDGSEFMESNWKNPETRCIGMLLAGDANDEKDERGNRIKDDTMIVLLNAYWKPVRFVLPPEFSNGPWTVILDTRYDRGKPPQQTAYIGNTYETEERSLAVLLSPQPEKWEWLKAVCRMMTPEVNSQ
- the clpX gene encoding ATP-dependent Clp protease ATP-binding subunit ClpX, translating into MSNRARYPGIKCSFCGKGPDEVGKLITGPSVHICNECVDMCNEILREERSAVPGDLSIDTLPSPKEMKEFIDQYVIGQDEVKTGVCVAAYNHFKRILSRSQSDNDGVEIDKSNILMIGPTGTGKTLIAQTLAKMLKVPFTIVDATIFTEAGYVGEDVENMLVRLLQAANYDVPKAEKGIIYVDEFDKISRKSANPSITRDVSGEGVQQAMLKILEGSVASIPPKGGRKHPEQNLIQINTRDILFICGGAFEGLEKIIEARIGESRMGFNAEVKRKDHHRIGEVLRRMESDDLIRFGLIPEIVGRLPMVLGLDELDEDILMQILTQPKNALTKQYQKLFSMEGIRLTFTRDALREVVRTAYRKKTGARGLRSVLEQALLPVMFEVPSRDDIREVMVTREVILKEASPVYSLKKDKKIA
- the clpP gene encoding ATP-dependent Clp endopeptidase proteolytic subunit ClpP, whose product is MPLVPMVIEQTGRGERSYDIYSRLLKERIIFLGSDIDDTTADLVMAQLIFLEYEDPEKDITIYINSPGGVVSSGLAIYDTMQYIKPDVSTICIGQAASMGAVLLAAGTKGKRFALPHSRVMLHQPIGGAGGQAADIAIHAKEIVRVKNNLNEIIQKHSGQDLEVIARDTDRNFYMSAEEAKAYGLIDEILTKRE